In Nakaseomyces glabratus chromosome I, complete sequence, the sequence TACGTGGAGCATAAGAGGTCTTGGTCGCAGACCAGTGTTGTAGAGAATGAGTGACACTAGTGATCTGGTGGATGGGAAGTGGCAGCGCTTACCGCCCGTGCCTGAGGGCATGTCCAAGAGCCAATGGAAGAAGCAATGGAGGAGGCAGATGTATGAGgctaagaaagaagagTATGCGGAGGTACGCAAGGAGAAGCGGAAGCGTGCCAAGGAGAACAGGCGGAAGAAGATACAAGAGTACATTGATCGCGGTGAGGAGGTGCCTGCCGAGTTGAAACGTGAGCCTCGTGTGAACAGGGATCAAGTTGCATCAGGTATCAACATCATTCTGGATTGTGCGTTCGATGATCTCATGAATGACAAAGAGATAGTGAGTACGTCTAATCAGATTACTAGGGCCTACTCCGCGAACAGAAGGGCCAGCCAATATGCGAACATTACGGTGACCAGCTTCAACAAGCGGTTGAAGGAAAGGTTTGACAAGGCATTGGACGATTGCAATTACCCGCAATGGCAGAACTTCAAGTTTGTCAGTGACGAGAAGCTAATCACAGAGGGCGATAAGTCGAAGATGGTGTATTTAACAGCTGATACGGAGGAGCAGCTGGACACACTGGAACCAGGTATGACATATATTGTTGGTGGTATAGTGGATAAGAACAGGCACAAGTTGTTGTGCTACAATAAGGCCAAAGAGCTCGGTATCCCCACGAGAAGGTTACCTATCGGGGAGTACATCAAGATAGAAGGCCGCAAAGTGCTAACCACCACACACGTGATACAACTGATGTTAAAGTACTGTGAGTCCCGCGACTGGAAGGAATCGTTCGAATCCGTGATCCCTTCGAGAAAGCTAGACCCAGTGAAAGAGAAGgagcagcagcagcagcagcagcagcaacagcagtAATGTATAGTATATCAATGTATAAGTAGACAGAGTGCTATAGAGACGACTCAATTACAATTCCACACGTAAAACACATGATATTCTTATTGAGGGGGGGGGACTTCGGCCATTATCCCATCGGAATTTCAGGATCTTCCTTTGCAGTTTCTGAAGGAAAATGGGATAAAAGGAATTTATACGTATCATCTGCATAGAATATCTAGTACAAAAGGGCTGGatttgagaaagaaaattgcaaaatatCGTTGGGATAAAGGCTTCTCATACTAAAGAAGTTGCGAGACACATGACGGTCAAGTAGTCAAGAAGTCAAGTAGTCAAAAAGACTGAGAGTGGATTTGCACATCTGTTGCAAGAGTACCTTTCATGTTTCAGACTTTTCAAGTCCTTGGGGCAGcaactgaagaaaaaaaaaaaataaaaaattcaaaaaaaaaagcttgaagctcatcgcactGATTATAGCTTAGTGCGTTCTTGAGATTAGTCATATTCATTGCAATTgaatcaaatatataagaagTATATTATACTTTAGGGCTTTCATAACCTCAAGTTGAGAAAATCCTTGGAAGCAAagtaaaaagaataaaaaaaaaataagaactACGATAAATGGTTTCTTTTGTGCCTGTGGTATGGGATTCGCAGGCTGTTAGTGGTATTGCTGGTTCTGTTTCTATTGCGTGCTGGGTTGTTGTGTTTGTGCCGCAGATATATGAGAATTTTTATAGAAAGTCCGCTGATGGGTTGTCTCTGCTGTTTGTGGTGCTGTGGCTTGCGGGTGACGTCTTCAACCTTGTCGGTGCGATGATGCAGCACTTGTTGCTGACTATGGTGATTCTGGCTGCCTATTATACTGCCGCTGATGTGATTTTGCTGATACAGTGTTTGTGGTATGACAATGAGGAGAAACTGGACCCTATTCACTTCTCGCCCGCAAACCCgataaatgaaaatgtgCTGCAGGATGTGTTTAATGAGCACCAGCCTCTGTTGACCAGTGGCGAGCCTACAAGGGGTTCAGAAGCAGAGAATAACTCTCGTTCCCAGGCCATCGAAGCCCTGTTAGAGGCCGATGAGCAGAAGACCAAGAGATCGAACCTGTTTAACGACTTCACTATTGTGGCCCTTGTCATCCTAGGTGGTATTGTCTCCTGGTATGTCTCTTACTGTGCCAATCCACCTGAACCTATCGTAGGTGAGCCTGACGTGGAAATGAATATGCTAGCTCAGTCATTTGGCTACTTGAGTGCTGTGTTATACCTGGGTTCTAGAGTGCCTCAGATTCTACTGAACTTCAAACGTAAATCCTGCGAAGGTATCTCGTTTTTGTTCTTCCTTTTTGCATGCCTGGGTAATACCACTTTTATAATTTCAGTGCTTGCAATCTCTACCGATTATAGATATCTCCTGGTGAACGCTTCCTGGCTGATAGGAAGTTCAGGTACACTGGTAATGGATTTCATAATATTTATCCAATTTTTTGCATACGGAACAAGTAAGCCCATAGAGCTTCCAAGAGATGAAGAAAGGTTGGCCTAAGCCCGATGTCAACTTCAGTAACTAGCTACTTATGGAAACTTGGCTCTTATTTATTGACACGGAATATATTCTCTATAATGAAATGGGTAAATTGGTGATTCCAGCAAAAGAGAAGCATACATCTCCAGGCGGTAACCACCTATGGTGAATTAGAAGAGgtattatataatttaacATTTGCTTTACGATCTagatatcaataatatatttgcaTTGCATTATTATCtcaagtttttgtttttcctACTCGTCTCATTTTGGGCAATGCACCATCTCATGTTGTTAGTTGATTCAGTATCAGCAGTGACAGTATTGCTGCTTGAAAGTATAGTACAACAATGCATCCCAGATTACTAGTTCAGGAGATTTCTGGCAGCTAAGTTCATGAGAATTGTATAATGTAGTAGGGCCTGAACTTTCAGTCTTTTTGCTTTTGTGTCAAATTTAGAAATCGATAACTTATAGTCGGTTGCTCATGGATTCAGCACCAGgtgaatttgatgaaaaggaagaagatcTACAATCTATGGGATAGTAAATTTATAAGATGGTTGTGGAAGCTGTGCATTTTTCAACTGCATATTGACTGAGAGTTATAGAGGTTGTAATAAGGTTATGGAATCCATTATAGAAAACGATACCATTGAGCAGGACTCGTTAGATAGTATCGAGTTGCGTGTGCCACAACTTGAAGATTATTCTATCCACACATATGAGAACTCATCAGATGGGACAACTTCCTACTCTGACGGAAGCGAACTTAGCTCATCCTCGAGCAAAGTGAGCTTCCGCGATAAAGTTAGGCAGATATTTAAGAAAACGCCTAAGACGGACGCAAATGAGGAACATGATGAACAGAGCAATAGCTCATTCTCGTTTTTTAGAGTGCacagaaagaagaaatgtcctgaagaaaatgaactTGAATCAAGTAACGATTCAGAGAAATTGGACAATCTTCAACCAAATGACACCATTGATGGATACTCAAATCGAGAAAATATCATGATGCAAAA encodes:
- the TRM10 gene encoding tRNA (guanine(9)-N(1))-methyltransferase (CAGL0I07667g~Ortholog(s) have tRNA (guanine(9)-N(1))-methyltransferase activity, role in tRNA N1-guanine methylation and cytoplasm, nucleolus localization); its protein translation is MSDTSDLVDGKWQRLPPVPEGMSKSQWKKQWRRQMYEAKKEEYAEVRKEKRKRAKENRRKKIQEYIDRGEEVPAELKREPRVNRDQVASGINIILDCAFDDLMNDKEIVSTSNQITRAYSANRRASQYANITVTSFNKRLKERFDKALDDCNYPQWQNFKFVSDEKLITEGDKSKMVYLTADTEEQLDTLEPGMTYIVGGIVDKNRHKLLCYNKAKELGIPTRRLPIGEYIKIEGRKVLTTTHVIQLMLKYCESRDWKESFESVIPSRKLDPVKEKEQQQQQQQQQQ
- the YPQ1 gene encoding cationic amino acid transporter (CAGL0I07689g~Ortholog(s) have basic amino acid transmembrane transporter activity, role in basic amino acid transmembrane export from vacuole and endoplasmic reticulum, integral component of fungal-type vacuolar membrane localization) translates to MVSFVPVVWDSQAVSGIAGSVSIACWVVVFVPQIYENFYRKSADGLSLLFVVLWLAGDVFNLVGAMMQHLLLTMVILAAYYTAADVILLIQCLWYDNEEKLDPIHFSPANPINENVLQDVFNEHQPLLTSGEPTRGSEAENNSRSQAIEALLEADEQKTKRSNLFNDFTIVALVILGGIVSWYVSYCANPPEPIVGEPDVEMNMLAQSFGYLSAVLYLGSRVPQILLNFKRKSCEGISFLFFLFACLGNTTFIISVLAISTDYRYLLVNASWLIGSSGTLVMDFIIFIQFFAYGTSKPIELPRDEERLA